In one window of Meiothermus sp. DNA:
- a CDS encoding ABC transporter substrate-binding protein, whose translation MKKLVVLLAVLLSLGMAQTQKVRVGLGYLPDVQFAPFYAGVVEGLYARRGLEVEFQHGFASELYPLLAQGRLDFVVADAEDVIALRAQGTPLKYVLALYQSVPNALFSRAEKNITSVRDLKGKTIGIPGLFGTSYTSLQAMLRAAGLRESDVKIEQIGFTQAEAIVTGRVDVAIGFINNEPIVLEARGIKLNVIPAGPYNLSPGVGVISTDRVLENAELARRFVQATQEAMALTLREPRKAFEASRKYVQNLGEDRLRVLEVSLRLYQSPYTRQNGLGFSNPQGWQSGLNLLKQTGRVRTDLPATAFYTNEFLQRGVQVQTTAQR comes from the coding sequence ATGAAAAAGTTGGTTGTTTTGCTGGCAGTCTTGTTGTCGCTCGGAATGGCACAGACGCAAAAGGTACGGGTGGGGCTGGGTTACCTGCCCGATGTGCAGTTTGCCCCGTTCTATGCTGGGGTGGTCGAGGGGCTTTATGCCAGGCGGGGCCTCGAGGTGGAGTTTCAGCACGGTTTTGCCTCGGAGCTCTATCCCCTGTTAGCCCAGGGCCGGCTCGACTTTGTGGTGGCCGACGCCGAAGATGTCATCGCCCTGCGGGCCCAGGGCACCCCGCTCAAGTACGTGCTGGCCCTTTACCAAAGCGTACCCAACGCCCTTTTCTCGCGGGCCGAAAAAAATATCACCTCGGTGCGCGACCTCAAGGGTAAGACCATCGGCATACCGGGGCTGTTTGGCACCTCCTACACCTCACTCCAGGCCATGCTGCGGGCTGCAGGTCTGCGTGAGTCGGATGTAAAAATTGAACAAATTGGCTTTACCCAGGCCGAGGCCATCGTGACCGGGCGGGTAGATGTGGCCATCGGCTTTATCAACAACGAGCCCATTGTGCTGGAGGCGCGGGGCATCAAGCTTAACGTGATACCGGCTGGCCCCTACAACCTTTCGCCGGGGGTAGGGGTCATCTCCACCGACCGCGTGCTGGAAAACGCCGAGTTGGCCCGTCGCTTTGTGCAGGCCACCCAGGAGGCCATGGCCCTGACCCTGCGTGAACCGCGCAAAGCCTTCGAGGCTTCCAGGAAGTACGTGCAGAACCTGGGCGAGGATCGTTTGCGGGTGCTCGAGGTCTCGCTAAGACTCTACCAGTCGCCCTATACCCGCCAGAACGGTCTGGGCTTCTCCAACCCCCAGGGCTGGCAGAGCGGCCTCAACCTGCTGAAGCAGACCGGGCGCGTCCGCACCGACCTGCCCGCCACGGCTTTTTACACCAACGAGTTCTTGCAACGGGGGGTACAGGTTCAAACAACTGCCCAACGCTAG
- a CDS encoding SWIM zinc finger domain-containing protein gives MRLELESLLALADERVLERGKTLFLRGAVLEAARSRNRLQARVQGSAPFPYRVEIDLNKGEWRCSCPYTWGPVCKHLAAVAFAALEAPEIFARKKLGRSAPVNLKPLLELSDDELLRFLWQLAEERPELMEEFAYNLMQRYE, from the coding sequence GTGCGCCTGGAACTGGAAAGCCTGCTGGCCCTGGCCGACGAGAGGGTATTGGAGCGGGGCAAGACCCTTTTTTTGCGTGGGGCCGTGCTCGAGGCGGCGCGCAGCCGGAACCGCTTGCAAGCGCGGGTGCAGGGGAGCGCACCATTTCCCTACCGGGTCGAGATTGACCTGAACAAAGGCGAGTGGCGCTGTTCGTGCCCCTACACCTGGGGGCCGGTGTGCAAGCACCTGGCCGCCGTAGCCTTCGCGGCCTTGGAAGCCCCCGAAATCTTCGCCCGGAAAAAGCTGGGCAGAAGCGCGCCGGTAAACCTGAAGCCCCTACTCGAGCTCTCCGACGACGAGCTGCTGCGCTTTTTGTGGCAACTCGCCGAGGAGCGCCCCGAGCTTATGGAAGAGTTTGCTTATAACCTGATGCAGCGCTACGAATAA
- a CDS encoding ABC transporter permease subunit — protein sequence MSHPVPTQAPAQAPAAIRLSGVSVELGGREVLKGVDLEVHKGEFVAIIGPSGGGKSTLLRVMAGLLKAKQGTVEVVGQPAMVFQDYRLLPWRTVEQNIRLPIELTGRGKIETHLGMKPYLNLYPHQLSGGMKARVAIARALAQDAEVLLMDEPFAALDALVRERFNLELKQLHERTGKTIVFVTHSIREAVYLADRVVVLTGGKVEAILETRGEGRITAFTDGLEAELRERLGVADSTFIEPSPEPLRPPWEIFGVLGLLTAFFLAWGIMAARVPVFVPSPLEVWQAMQQNSGLLVRNALATLQTAGLGILASLAIGLPIGYAMGQKRSLERLLSPFIVALQAVPTIIVAPLLIIWFGYGLGSKVTIATLISIFPVLVSTMVGVREVDRTYREVFQTIGATAWGVFWKLEFPGALPVILGGLRLTVSLALIGAVVAEFVLGGGGLGHLAQTEQRNFNYANAFSAVAVTVLLGISLYGLVALLESYVLRYRRK from the coding sequence ATGAGCCACCCGGTGCCGACCCAGGCCCCCGCCCAGGCCCCTGCCGCCATCCGACTCTCGGGGGTTTCGGTGGAGCTTGGGGGCCGGGAGGTGCTGAAGGGGGTAGACCTCGAGGTGCACAAGGGCGAGTTTGTGGCCATCATCGGCCCCTCGGGCGGGGGTAAAAGCACCTTGCTTCGGGTGATGGCGGGGCTGCTCAAGGCCAAACAGGGCACGGTGGAAGTGGTGGGCCAGCCTGCTATGGTGTTCCAGGACTACCGCCTCTTGCCCTGGCGCACCGTGGAGCAGAACATCCGGCTACCCATCGAGCTGACGGGCCGGGGCAAAATCGAGACCCACCTGGGCATGAAGCCCTACCTGAACCTTTACCCGCACCAGCTTTCCGGGGGCATGAAGGCCCGCGTGGCCATCGCCCGGGCCCTGGCCCAGGACGCCGAGGTGCTCTTGATGGACGAGCCCTTCGCGGCCCTGGACGCCCTGGTGCGAGAGCGCTTCAACCTCGAGCTCAAACAACTCCACGAGCGCACCGGCAAAACCATTGTGTTTGTCACCCACAGCATCCGCGAGGCGGTCTACCTGGCCGACCGGGTGGTGGTGCTGACCGGCGGCAAAGTCGAGGCCATTCTGGAAACCCGGGGGGAGGGGCGTATTACCGCATTTACCGATGGCCTCGAGGCTGAGCTGCGTGAGCGTCTGGGCGTGGCCGACTCCACCTTCATCGAGCCCTCGCCTGAGCCCCTGCGCCCACCCTGGGAAATTTTTGGCGTGCTGGGGCTTTTGACCGCGTTCTTCCTGGCCTGGGGCATTATGGCGGCCCGGGTGCCGGTGTTCGTCCCCTCACCCCTGGAAGTCTGGCAGGCCATGCAGCAAAACAGCGGTTTGCTCGTGCGAAACGCCCTGGCCACCCTCCAGACTGCCGGGCTGGGCATACTGGCCTCGCTGGCCATAGGGTTGCCCATCGGCTACGCCATGGGACAAAAACGCTCTCTGGAGCGGCTGCTCTCCCCCTTCATCGTGGCCTTGCAGGCGGTTCCGACCATCATTGTGGCCCCGTTGCTGATCATCTGGTTTGGCTATGGGCTGGGTTCCAAAGTGACCATTGCCACCCTGATCTCCATTTTTCCGGTGCTGGTCTCGACCATGGTGGGGGTGCGCGAGGTAGACCGCACCTACCGCGAGGTCTTCCAGACCATCGGGGCTACGGCCTGGGGGGTGTTTTGGAAGCTCGAGTTTCCCGGGGCCCTGCCGGTCATCCTGGGCGGCCTGCGCCTGACGGTCTCGCTGGCCCTGATTGGGGCAGTGGTGGCCGAGTTTGTGCTGGGAGGTGGGGGCCTGGGCCACCTGGCCCAGACCGAGCAGCGCAACTTCAACTACGCCAATGCCTTCTCGGCAGTGGCCGTCACGGTGCTGCTGGGCATCTCGCTGTACGGGCTGGTAGCCCTGCTGGAAAGCTATGTGCTCCGCTACCGGCGAAAGTAG
- a CDS encoding YhjD/YihY/BrkB family envelope integrity protein: protein MQSFLGQVYQLYTRSHIPFFSAALAYYALFSLMPLLILLAGIFGFVLSGNEDLRNAVLVRLVELVVLLFPTQPDLAQTLVNFLTRGAFPLTFASLLILLWASSNFFAALAYALGIIFGGVLPLSQLPLPSQAAASPDPHPLHRLLQRAWLLLQVMRGRIAGLLAPLLLGLALILLALLGLAMGFLLRFLPAELSFLRNGVEVVVPILGALLLFFLTYMLLPIPTPRVLAALAAATLAALAWEGVRLGLPLLLPRTQYELIYGPIAAFLLALAGFYLTMWILLVGAVLAKTLTDRSSDTI from the coding sequence ATGCAATCCTTCCTCGGCCAGGTCTACCAGCTTTACACCCGCTCGCATATCCCTTTCTTTTCGGCGGCGCTGGCCTACTACGCCCTCTTCAGCCTGATGCCTTTACTGATTCTGCTGGCGGGCATTTTCGGCTTTGTACTTTCGGGCAACGAAGATTTGCGCAACGCTGTGCTGGTGAGGCTTGTTGAACTGGTGGTGCTGCTTTTTCCAACCCAGCCCGACCTGGCCCAGACACTGGTGAACTTCCTGACCCGCGGGGCCTTCCCCCTCACCTTTGCCAGTCTGCTGATTTTGCTCTGGGCCAGCAGCAATTTTTTCGCGGCCCTGGCCTACGCCCTGGGCATTATCTTTGGAGGGGTCTTACCCCTCTCCCAGCTCCCCCTACCTTCGCAAGCGGCAGCCTCCCCCGACCCCCACCCCCTGCACCGGCTGCTGCAACGGGCCTGGCTACTCCTGCAGGTGATGCGGGGGCGCATTGCAGGCCTGCTGGCGCCCTTACTGCTGGGTCTGGCCCTGATTTTATTAGCCCTGCTGGGCCTGGCCATGGGCTTTTTGCTACGTTTCCTGCCCGCCGAGCTTAGTTTTTTACGAAACGGGGTGGAGGTGGTGGTGCCCATTCTGGGGGCGCTTTTGCTTTTTTTCCTGACCTATATGCTACTACCGATTCCCACCCCCCGGGTGCTCGCCGCGCTGGCGGCCGCGACGCTGGCTGCTTTGGCCTGGGAGGGCGTACGCCTGGGGCTTCCGCTGCTGCTGCCCCGCACCCAGTACGAGCTGATCTATGGCCCCATTGCCGCTTTTTTACTGGCACTGGCCGGCTTTTACCTGACCATGTGGATACTGCTGGTGGGCGCAGTGCTGGCCAAAACCCTGACCGACCGCTCGAGCGACACCATATGA
- a CDS encoding glutamate-5-semialdehyde dehydrogenase, with protein sequence MEPRQSSGIFEVIMIGTPMLQTYAQAARLAARALAAASPSAKNTALLAIAERLEAQREALYAANQKDLEAAQAAGLPAAKLDRLRLNEKVLQDLRTGLRQVAEMPDPVGEIEGLQIRPNGLQVGRMRVPLGVIGFIYESRPNATVEASALSLKAGNAILLRGGKEAWHSNNALVRLLQEALHEAGLPQEAIQLVPTTDRSAILEMCHLGGLLDLIIPRGGKELIELVQREARMPVLAHAEGVNHLFVDESAHLENAVRIAVNGKAQRPSTCNSLEKVLVHSAIAPVFLPRLAQAMREAQVELRGDERTRAFIPTRPASEQDWHTEYLDLILAVKVVDTLEEALEHIARYGSRHTEVICTEHHGHALRFLREVDASLVLVNASPRFNDGFQLGLGAEIGISTSKLHAYGPMGVKELTTTKFVALGQGQVRE encoded by the coding sequence ATAGAGCCCCGCCAAAGCAGTGGTATCTTTGAGGTTATTATGATCGGCACCCCCATGCTCCAAACCTATGCCCAGGCCGCCCGGTTGGCCGCCAGGGCGCTGGCGGCAGCCTCGCCCAGCGCCAAAAACACAGCCTTGCTGGCCATAGCAGAGAGACTCGAGGCCCAGCGCGAAGCCCTGTACGCTGCCAACCAAAAGGACCTGGAAGCCGCCCAGGCCGCCGGGCTCCCGGCAGCCAAGCTCGATAGGCTTCGCCTGAACGAAAAAGTGCTGCAAGACCTGCGCACCGGCCTGCGCCAGGTAGCCGAGATGCCCGACCCAGTGGGCGAGATTGAGGGCTTGCAGATTCGGCCCAACGGCCTTCAGGTAGGCCGCATGCGCGTTCCTCTGGGGGTGATTGGCTTCATCTACGAATCGCGCCCCAACGCCACCGTGGAGGCCAGCGCCCTGAGTTTGAAGGCCGGAAACGCCATCCTGCTGCGGGGCGGTAAAGAGGCCTGGCACTCCAACAACGCTCTCGTACGGCTGCTCCAGGAAGCACTGCACGAGGCCGGTCTGCCCCAGGAAGCCATTCAGCTGGTGCCCACCACCGACCGCAGCGCCATCCTGGAGATGTGCCACCTGGGCGGCCTGCTCGACCTGATCATTCCCCGGGGCGGCAAAGAGCTCATCGAGCTGGTGCAGCGCGAGGCCCGGATGCCGGTGCTGGCCCACGCCGAGGGGGTCAACCACCTGTTTGTCGACGAGAGCGCCCATCTGGAGAACGCCGTACGCATCGCCGTTAACGGCAAAGCCCAGCGCCCCAGCACCTGCAACAGCCTGGAGAAAGTCCTGGTGCATAGCGCCATTGCCCCGGTGTTTCTGCCCAGGCTGGCCCAGGCCATGCGCGAGGCCCAAGTCGAGCTTCGCGGCGACGAGCGCACCCGCGCCTTCATCCCCACCCGGCCCGCCAGCGAGCAGGACTGGCATACCGAGTACCTGGACTTGATTCTGGCCGTAAAAGTAGTGGACACGCTCGAGGAAGCCCTGGAGCACATCGCCCGCTACGGCTCGCGCCATACCGAAGTCATCTGCACCGAGCACCACGGCCACGCCCTGCGCTTTTTGCGCGAGGTGGATGCCTCGTTGGTTTTGGTAAACGCCTCGCCCCGCTTCAACGATGGCTTCCAACTGGGGTTGGGGGCCGAGATTGGCATCTCTACCAGCAAACTCCACGCCTATGGCCCCATGGGGGTGAAGGAGCTGACCACCACCAAGTTTGTGGCCCTGGGCCAGGGGCAGGTGCGCGAGTGA
- the proB gene encoding glutamate 5-kinase, whose translation MKVRRPLEVQTFRRLVVKVGSAVLSGPRGRQQQLAIAAQIAALRSEGREVVLVSSGAQAIGMQKLGLTEKPRSMPGKQALAAVGQPTLMYLWEQAFSWYDLKVAQVLLTAEDLGHRHRYLNARQTLETLLEWGIVPTINENDTVMVEEIKFGDNDQLSALIATLVGADLLVLLSDIEALYEADPRTNPQAKPIPYVERVDTRVLRMAGDSPGRVGTGGMKSKLLAAEKAQAAGIPTLLLPGTHPQSIAKALRGEPVGTLFAGGNRRYSGRKLWLYQLPKPQGEVVVDAGAARALRQGGASLLPAGILEVRGQFGVGEAVRCLDEEDNLIGVGLVNYSATELARIRRKKTKDIEAILGYKNTDEAIHRDYFALVSELEGM comes from the coding sequence ATGAAGGTTCGCAGGCCCCTCGAGGTTCAGACTTTCCGCCGCCTGGTCGTCAAGGTGGGCAGCGCCGTGCTCAGTGGGCCCAGGGGAAGGCAGCAACAACTGGCCATCGCCGCCCAGATCGCCGCTCTGCGCAGCGAGGGGCGTGAAGTGGTGCTGGTCTCGTCCGGGGCCCAGGCCATCGGGATGCAAAAGCTGGGGCTTACCGAGAAGCCCAGGTCAATGCCGGGAAAACAAGCCCTGGCCGCGGTGGGCCAGCCCACCCTGATGTATCTGTGGGAGCAGGCTTTTAGCTGGTACGACCTGAAGGTAGCCCAGGTTTTGCTCACCGCCGAAGACCTGGGCCACCGACACCGCTACCTGAACGCCCGACAAACCCTGGAAACCTTGCTCGAGTGGGGTATTGTGCCCACCATCAACGAGAACGATACGGTAATGGTTGAGGAGATCAAATTTGGCGACAACGACCAGCTTTCGGCCCTGATTGCCACCCTGGTGGGAGCCGACTTGCTGGTTTTGCTTTCCGATATCGAGGCCCTGTACGAGGCCGACCCCCGCACCAACCCCCAGGCCAAACCCATCCCCTACGTAGAGCGGGTGGATACCCGGGTGCTGCGCATGGCCGGCGACAGCCCGGGCCGGGTGGGCACCGGGGGCATGAAAAGCAAACTGCTCGCAGCCGAAAAGGCCCAGGCTGCCGGAATCCCTACCCTGCTGCTGCCCGGAACCCACCCCCAGAGCATTGCCAAAGCCCTGCGCGGCGAGCCGGTTGGCACGCTTTTTGCCGGGGGCAACCGCCGGTACAGCGGTCGGAAGCTCTGGCTGTACCAACTCCCCAAGCCCCAGGGAGAGGTCGTAGTAGATGCCGGTGCAGCCCGGGCCTTGCGCCAGGGCGGCGCCTCACTGCTGCCGGCGGGCATCCTCGAGGTGCGCGGACAGTTTGGGGTAGGCGAGGCGGTCAGGTGCCTGGACGAAGAGGATAACCTGATAGGGGTTGGCCTGGTGAACTACAGCGCTACCGAGCTTGCCCGTATCCGGCGCAAGAAAACCAAAGATATCGAGGCCATTCTAGGTTACAAAAACACCGACGAGGCCATCCACCGCGACTACTTTGCCCTGGTTTCGGAACTCGAGGGGATGTAG
- a CDS encoding peptidase M66 produces MRAWFGLALLSLAACNPSPSVPGPEVPLVSGEVTIQKTEWGQSVLKTGLRLVAGKPALLRVYMTADREGLPGHLKAEVFRGSNRLGELSFTGPATLPTAINPADLAQTYRATLPAAWVIAGMEVRLLADPSNQIGENNEADNRLTLTPAVGVGTVLPLTLVPVLQPGQTAPPTLPGVDLLRDMLPLQGVQTSTRAPFSYGATVGSASSDWSNLLSALRNLRTSDGSSRYYYGVVRVGYTSGIAGIGYVGLPVSAGWDFASSAARIMAHEIGHNLGRGHAPCNVAGESGYPYPGGFIGTWGYSMASSVVFNPGQYKDVMSYCTPQWISDYMYEGMQSFLERQSGLAQWAEVRSASSGLASVGLEANLSSAQLQNLGVAQEVLLVSGRIRGSEVILNPIVKMKAVPETPQPGTYRLRLEAAGGLVEVSFRTERVEAPHGPEQPPDESWSEEHFSLLLPDPGPLRQIEVVREGLSLYRRDLRLTRQSTDNPAVRLTESGSSLTLTWMPSVFPYASVAHLGQARTTLALWLAGGEARLSTVGLPSGGRWEIALSDGFNTQRLEFAR; encoded by the coding sequence ATGCGTGCCTGGTTTGGGCTGGCTTTGTTATCTTTGGCGGCTTGTAACCCCTCTCCGTCGGTGCCGGGGCCGGAGGTGCCCCTGGTCTCGGGCGAAGTCACCATTCAAAAAACCGAGTGGGGCCAGAGCGTCCTCAAAACAGGCCTGCGCCTGGTAGCGGGCAAACCTGCGTTGCTACGCGTGTACATGACCGCAGACCGCGAGGGCCTGCCTGGCCATCTCAAGGCGGAGGTGTTTCGGGGTTCCAACCGGCTGGGCGAGCTAAGCTTTACCGGCCCCGCCACCCTCCCCACCGCCATCAACCCTGCCGACCTAGCCCAGACCTACCGTGCCACCCTTCCGGCGGCCTGGGTAATCGCCGGAATGGAAGTACGGCTGCTGGCCGACCCCAGCAATCAGATTGGCGAAAACAACGAGGCCGACAACCGCCTGACCCTCACACCGGCAGTGGGGGTGGGCACGGTGCTCCCGCTTACTCTGGTGCCGGTGCTACAACCGGGGCAGACCGCCCCACCCACCCTTCCCGGCGTGGACTTGTTGCGGGACATGCTCCCGCTGCAGGGCGTACAGACCTCCACCCGGGCCCCATTTAGCTACGGCGCTACGGTGGGCAGTGCCAGCAGCGACTGGAGCAACCTGCTCAGTGCCCTGCGCAACCTGCGCACCAGCGACGGAAGCAGCCGGTACTACTACGGTGTGGTGCGGGTGGGTTACACCAGCGGCATTGCCGGGATTGGGTATGTGGGGTTGCCGGTCAGCGCCGGGTGGGATTTTGCCAGCTCTGCCGCCCGCATTATGGCGCACGAAATTGGGCACAACTTGGGCCGGGGGCATGCGCCCTGCAATGTGGCGGGTGAGTCGGGCTACCCCTACCCAGGCGGCTTTATTGGCACCTGGGGCTATAGCATGGCCAGTAGCGTGGTGTTCAACCCAGGCCAGTACAAGGACGTGATGAGCTACTGCACCCCACAGTGGATTTCCGACTACATGTACGAGGGGATGCAAAGTTTTCTCGAGCGTCAGTCGGGGCTTGCGCAGTGGGCCGAGGTTCGATCCGCAAGCAGTGGGCTCGCGTCGGTCGGCCTCGAGGCCAACCTGTCTAGCGCGCAGTTGCAAAACCTGGGGGTAGCACAAGAGGTGCTGCTCGTCAGTGGGCGCATTCGTGGCAGCGAGGTCATCCTCAACCCCATTGTGAAAATGAAGGCCGTCCCCGAAACGCCCCAGCCCGGTACGTATCGCTTGCGGCTCGAGGCGGCGGGGGGTCTGGTGGAGGTTTCGTTCCGAACCGAGCGCGTGGAAGCGCCACATGGGCCTGAGCAGCCCCCAGACGAATCCTGGTCAGAGGAGCACTTTAGCCTGCTCCTGCCCGACCCCGGCCCGCTACGGCAAATCGAAGTGGTACGCGAGGGTTTGTCGCTTTATCGCCGCGACCTACGTCTGACCCGCCAGAGTACCGACAACCCCGCCGTGCGGCTTACCGAATCGGGCAGCAGCCTCACCCTTACCTGGATGCCCTCGGTCTTCCCCTACGCCTCGGTGGCCCACCTCGGCCAGGCGCGTACTACCCTGGCCTTATGGCTTGCGGGTGGGGAGGCCCGCCTTTCTACCGTGGGTCTGCCTTCGGGCGGACGCTGGGAGATAGCCCTGTCGGACGGCTTCAACACACAGCGCCTGGAGTTTGCGCGTTAG
- the pepF gene encoding oligoendopeptidase F, protein MRTLPKRSELPKEQTWNLEALFPSEAEWQKALEEAARSVEEVKPFAGRLGESAQVLLEALQTYETRMLKAMKVFQYASLQLSTEGTNPTFTRMVGEARTVVAQLAAAGAYLEPEILRIPPETLERFLQAEPALAVYEHYLEALKIRKPHLRSEEVEAVLAAASDPLGAHAATAYAATNADMQFRPVEHQGRNLPVSHTTIGELLVHPSPEVCKAAWESYADGHLAFKNTLAATLQGSVKSFAFQARTRGYKSSLEMALAGGGRTCGDNIPRAVYDNLLATFQAHLPIWHRFWRIRKKTLGGQLHTHDVPIYDAPAPLVPSPKITFWEAAETICRGMEPLGREYVELMRRGLFEERWVDWGQNQGKRAGAFSSGLKGTFPYILMSWSDDLFSLSTLAHELGHSMHSYFTRKTQPIVYARYSLFIAEVASNFNQALVRARLLREAQTPEYKLAVLEEAFANFHRYLFVMPTLARFEQELYARIEKGGALTAPYLMERLAELFAEGYGGEVELDKERLGAGWMHFSHLYSPFYVYQYATGIAAANALAQDVLEQGEPAAQRYLDFLKAGDSVYPLEALRIAGIDMHSLEPVERGFGVLKSMVDELEKLVG, encoded by the coding sequence ATGAGGACCCTACCCAAGCGATCCGAACTACCCAAGGAACAAACCTGGAACCTTGAAGCCCTTTTCCCTTCGGAGGCCGAGTGGCAAAAAGCCCTGGAAGAAGCCGCTCGTTCGGTGGAAGAGGTCAAACCCTTTGCCGGACGGCTGGGGGAGTCGGCCCAGGTCTTGCTGGAGGCCCTGCAAACCTACGAGACCCGGATGCTAAAGGCCATGAAGGTATTTCAGTATGCCTCGCTGCAACTCTCGACCGAGGGCACCAACCCCACCTTTACCCGCATGGTGGGCGAGGCCCGCACGGTGGTGGCACAACTGGCCGCAGCAGGGGCTTACCTCGAGCCCGAAATACTCCGCATTCCCCCCGAAACCCTCGAGCGTTTTCTGCAAGCCGAGCCTGCGCTGGCAGTTTATGAGCACTACCTCGAGGCCCTAAAAATCCGCAAACCCCACCTGCGCAGTGAGGAGGTCGAGGCGGTGCTGGCAGCTGCCTCCGACCCGTTGGGAGCACATGCAGCCACCGCCTATGCCGCCACCAACGCCGACATGCAGTTTAGGCCGGTGGAGCACCAGGGCCGCAACCTACCGGTCTCCCATACCACCATCGGTGAGCTGCTGGTGCACCCCAGCCCCGAGGTGTGCAAGGCTGCCTGGGAATCGTATGCCGATGGGCACCTGGCCTTCAAAAACACCCTAGCCGCCACGCTGCAAGGCAGCGTTAAAAGCTTTGCTTTTCAGGCCCGTACCAGGGGCTACAAAAGCAGCCTCGAGATGGCCCTGGCGGGGGGCGGTCGCACCTGCGGCGATAACATCCCCCGGGCCGTCTACGACAACCTGCTGGCCACCTTCCAGGCCCACCTGCCCATCTGGCACCGTTTCTGGCGCATCCGCAAGAAGACCCTGGGCGGACAGCTCCACACCCACGACGTGCCCATCTACGACGCCCCGGCCCCCCTGGTGCCGAGCCCCAAGATCACCTTCTGGGAGGCCGCCGAGACCATCTGCCGGGGCATGGAGCCCCTCGGACGGGAATACGTAGAGCTCATGCGGCGGGGGTTGTTTGAGGAGCGCTGGGTGGACTGGGGGCAAAACCAGGGCAAGCGCGCTGGGGCTTTTTCATCCGGACTGAAGGGCACCTTCCCCTACATCCTGATGAGCTGGTCGGACGATCTCTTCTCGCTGAGTACGCTGGCCCACGAGCTCGGCCACTCCATGCACAGCTACTTCACCCGCAAAACCCAGCCCATCGTCTACGCCCGCTACAGCCTCTTTATTGCCGAGGTGGCCTCCAACTTCAACCAGGCCCTGGTGCGGGCCCGGCTGCTGCGCGAGGCGCAAACCCCGGAATACAAGCTGGCAGTGCTGGAGGAAGCCTTTGCCAACTTCCACCGCTACTTGTTTGTAATGCCCACCCTGGCCCGCTTCGAGCAGGAGCTCTACGCCCGCATCGAAAAGGGTGGGGCCCTCACGGCTCCCTACCTGATGGAACGTCTGGCCGAACTCTTCGCCGAGGGCTATGGCGGTGAAGTAGAACTAGACAAAGAGCGTCTCGGAGCGGGTTGGATGCACTTCTCGCACCTGTATAGCCCCTTTTATGTGTACCAGTACGCCACCGGTATTGCCGCCGCCAATGCGCTGGCCCAGGATGTGCTCGAGCAGGGCGAACCCGCTGCCCAGCGCTATCTGGACTTTCTCAAGGCGGGCGACTCGGTGTATCCGCTGGAGGCGCTCAGAATCGCGGGGATTGATATGCACAGCCTCGAGCCGGTGGAGCGAGGGTTTGGGGTGCTGAAAAGCATGGTGGACGAGCTGGAGAAGCTGGTGGGCTAG